A region from the Gavia stellata isolate bGavSte3 chromosome 2, bGavSte3.hap2, whole genome shotgun sequence genome encodes:
- the MRPL19 gene encoding large ribosomal subunit protein bL19m: MAAACGRLLPRSAAVGVVGLAAARPGLPGRCFSSSSYRISSDGKPAKFQPPPKPVIIDKQKQREERRFLSPEFIPPRGRTDPLKFYIERKDMIQRRKVFNIPEFYVGSILAVTTADPYANEKTNRFVGICIQRGGKGLGATFVLRNVIEDQGIEICYELYSPRIQAIEVLKLEKRLDDNLMYLRDALPEYSTFDVNMKPVSRLDHEEIPVNKLQVRMKPKPWSKRWERPKYNIKGIKFELPEKKMKEAQKWSQPWLEFDMLREYDTSKIEEKIWKEVSEELKK, translated from the exons ATGGCAGCCGCCTGCGGGAGGCTGTTGCCGCGGAGTGCCGCCGTGGGGGTGGTGGGCCTcgcggccgcccggcccggcctgcCCGGCA ggtgcttttcttcctcaagCTATCGAATTAGCAGCGATGGAAAGCCAGCAAAATTTCAGCCGCCTCCAAAGCCCGTTATTATTgacaagcagaagcagagagaggagaggag GTTCTTGAGCCCTGAGTTTATACCTCCCAGAGGGAGAACAGATCCTCTTAAATTTTATATAGAAAGAAAGGATATGATACAGAGACGGAAAGTTTTCAACATCCCAGAGTTCTATGTTG GCAGCATACTCGCCGTTACTACTGCCGATCCATATGCCAATGAGAAAACCAACCGGTTTGTAGGCATCTGCAttcaaagaggaggaaaaggacttGGCGCTACCTTTGTCCTTCGGAACGTTATAGAAGACCAAG GTATTGAAATATGTTATGAACTGTACAGTCCTCGAATCCAGGCAATTGAGGTTCTGAAGCTAGAAAAGAGGCTGGATGACAACCTGATGTACCTGCGAGATGCCCTCCCTGAATATAGTACTTTTGATGTGAATATGAAACCTGTATCTCGTTTAGACCATGAAGAAATTCCTGTAAACAAG CTGCAGGTACGAATGAAACCTAAACCATGGTCAAAACGGTGGGAAAGGccaaaatacaatataaaagGAATAAAGTTTGAgctacctgaaaaaaaaatgaaagaagcacAGAAGTGGAGCCAGCCATGGCTAGAGTTTGATATGCTGCGAGAATACGATACTtcaaaaatagaggaaaaaatttggaaagaagTGAGTGAAGAGCTTAAAAAATAA